The Endozoicomonas montiporae CL-33 genome contains a region encoding:
- the hpaD gene encoding 3,4-dihydroxyphenylacetate 2,3-dioxygenase encodes MGEIVLAAKITHVPSMIISEQPGPHQGCRDAAINGLKQLGDMARELEVDTFIVLDTHWLVNAAFHINGNRRNEGVYTSHEFPHFIQNLSYDYKGNPELSQSIAGKAVAKGINVMSHEVPSLDLEYGTIVPMRYMNKPGDIKVISIAAWCTRHELEDSRRVGEAIAEAVKESDSRVALLASGSLSHLIWENRKVDDGLFTISSEFNKQMDLRVLELWQQGDFKTFLKILPEYAEKCNGEGGMHDTAMLFGALGWDQYEGRIETITPYFESSGTGQVNVLFEV; translated from the coding sequence CGGTCCTCATCAGGGTTGCAGAGATGCTGCGATCAACGGGTTGAAACAGCTGGGAGATATGGCAAGAGAGCTGGAGGTTGATACCTTTATTGTTCTGGATACCCACTGGCTGGTGAATGCGGCGTTTCATATCAATGGCAATCGTCGTAACGAGGGTGTTTATACCAGCCATGAGTTCCCACATTTTATTCAGAATCTGAGTTACGACTACAAAGGGAATCCTGAACTCTCTCAGAGTATTGCCGGAAAGGCAGTGGCTAAGGGTATTAACGTCATGTCTCACGAGGTACCCAGCCTTGATCTTGAATACGGCACCATTGTACCTATGCGCTACATGAACAAGCCGGGTGATATTAAAGTGATCTCCATTGCGGCCTGGTGTACACGACATGAGTTGGAAGACTCTCGGCGCGTAGGTGAAGCCATTGCGGAAGCCGTGAAAGAAAGTGACTCCCGCGTGGCTCTGCTGGCGTCCGGTTCTCTGTCGCACCTGATCTGGGAGAACAGAAAGGTTGATGACGGGTTGTTTACGATTTCCAGTGAGTTTAACAAGCAGATGGATCTGCGGGTGCTGGAACTCTGGCAGCAGGGAGACTTTAAAACCTTCCTGAAGATACTGCCGGAATACGCCGAGAAGTGTAATGGCGAGGGCGGTATGCACGACACTGCCATGCTGTTTGGCGCGCTGGGGTGGGATCAGTATGAAGGCAGAATCGAGACAATTACCCCTTATTTTGAAAGCTCGGGTACAGGGCAGGTGAATGTCCTGTTTGAAGTGTGA